Proteins encoded by one window of Salvia splendens isolate huo1 chromosome 5, SspV2, whole genome shotgun sequence:
- the LOC121803407 gene encoding protein ASPARTIC PROTEASE IN GUARD CELL 1-like, with the protein MLPISPSTFKLNVDSGEGGVIVDSGTAVTRLQEEAYDAMREAFRKGTADLLEADGVALFDTCYDLSSRTSVEVPTVSFHFSNGKELDLPAKNYMIPVDSAGTFCFAFAATSSGLGIIGNVQLQQQVTRVTYDLANSLIGFSSNN; encoded by the coding sequence ATGCTGCCGATCTCTCCGTCGACGTTCAAGCTGAACGTCGACAGCGGCGAGGGCGGCGTGATTGTGGACTCCGGCACGGCTGTGACGAGGCTGCAGGAGGAGGCGTACGACGCGATGCGAGAGGCGTTTAGGAAGGGGACGGCGGACCTGCTGGAGGCGGACGGAGTGGCGCTGTTCGACACGTGCTACGATCTGAGCTCGAGGACGAGCGTGGAGGTGCCGACGGTGTCGTTTCATTTCTCGAACGGGAAGGAGCTGGATTTACCGGCGAAGAACTACATGATTCCGGTGGACTCAGCAGGGACATTCTGCTTCGCCTTCGCAGCGACGTCGTCTGGGCTTGGGATTATTGGGAATGTTCAGCTTCAGCAGCAGGTGACACGTGTCACTTATGATCTCGCTAATTCTCTCATTGGATTCTCTTCCAATAATTAA
- the LOC121803536 gene encoding mediator of RNA polymerase II transcription subunit 25-like isoform X1, producing the protein MAAKQLIIVVEGTAATGPFWQTIFSDYLDKIIRCFCGDDSIGQETSTPQVELSLVVFTVHGPYSACLVRRTGWTRNMDLLLHWLSVIPFAGGGFSDAAIAEGLGEALMMFSTSNGNQNQNMESQSQRHCILIAASNPYPLPTPVYGSQSQRTEQSDNTETPTDNRLFDAEAVAKSFAQSAISLSVICPRKLPKLGAIYNAGKNNPRATDPPPDNVKNPHFLVLISDNFVEARIALTRSGLLNLPSNQNPVKMDVTPTGPAPLMSGPLPSAVAKPASQAVASLQTSSPISTSQEMAPNTENAQDMKPLVNNTTPSLPPVGGAAANVRILNDVAQASQVLANGTSIALPSMGGTPMLPNMMSSGMTSSVPSAQIVMSSGPSAVASITRSLPIPAATTQMAQIGMGMNQNMMSDGGTSGIPSGNDSMMPTPGMSQPMQPGMEPVGVNGSVVNMPINQQTSSTMPPSLPIQVKFWEGNLSGQRQGKPVFITRLVGYRKSSASETLGANWPPTLQMVRLISQDHMNNKKYAGKGEFLVFRAMDQHGFLDQLKDKKLCAVIQLPSQTLLLSHSYKALHLTAKLYPGIW; encoded by the exons ATGGCGGCGAAGCAGTTGATCATAGTTGTCGAAGGCACTGCCGCCACTGGGCCCTTCTGGCAGACTATCTTCTCCGACTACTTGGACAAGATCATTCG ATGTTTCTGTGGGGATGATTCCATAGGTCAG GAGACATCAACCCCACAAGTGGAGCTATCACTGGTTGTGTTTACCGTTCATGGTCCATACAGTG CTTGCCTTGTACGGCGGACTGGTTGGACTAGGAACATGGACTTGTTGTTGCACTGGCTCTCAGTCATACCTTTTGCAGGTGGTGGTTTCAGTGATGCCGCAATTGCTGAAGGGCTAGGTGAAGCTTTAATG ATGTTCTCTACCTCAAAtggaaaccaaaatcagaatatGGAGTCACAATCACAAAGACATTGTATTCTTATTGCTGCGAGCAACCCTTACCCATTGCCAACACCTGTGTATGGATCACAATCCCAGCGTACAGAGCAGAGCGACAACACTGAAACACCAACAGATAATCGCCTATTTGATGCAGAAGCAGTAGCAAAATCATTCGCCCAG TCTGCTATCTCTCTATCTGTTATTTGTCCAAGGAAGCTACCCAAACTAGGAGCTATCTACAATGCA GGAAAGAACAATCCACGAGCCACAGATCCACCGCCAGATAATGTTAAAAATCCTCACTTCCTTGTCCTCATCTCAGATAATTTTGTGGAGGCTCGCATTGCCTTAACTAGGTCCGGGTTGTTAAATTTGCCATCAAATCAAAACCCCGTGAAGATGGATGTGACACCAACTGGTCCCGCTCCTTTGATGTCTGGACCACTTCCATCAG CTGTTGCTAAGCCTGCTTCTCAAGCTGTTGCAAGCTTACAAACTTCTTCACCAATATCAACGTCACAGGAAATGGCTCCAAACACTGAAAATGCTCAAGATATGAAACCTCTTGTAAACAATACAACGCCCTCCTTGCCTCCAGTTGGAGGTGCAGCAGCAAATGTGAGAATTTTGAATGACGTGGCACAAGCAAGTCAAGTCCTAGCTAATGGAACCTCTATTGCGCTTCCTTCTATGGGTGGTACGCCTATGCTACCAAATATGATGTCTAGTGGAATGACGTCGTCAGTGCCTTCAGCTCAAATTGTAATGTCATCTGGTCCATCAGCTGTCGCATCAATTACCCGATCGTTGCCAATACCAGCTGCCACCACACAAATGGCACAGATAGGAATGGGTATGAATCAGAACATGATGAGTGATGGAGGTACGTCTGGTATTCCTTCTGGAAATGACAGCATGATGCCTACTCCAGGAATGTCCCAACCGATGCAACCAGGAATGGAGCCTGTTGGGGTGAATGGTTCTGTGGTAAATATGCCCATCAATCAGCAGACATCGAGTACAATGCCGCCATCACTACCAATACAAGTTAAATTCTGGGAG GGAAACTTATCAGGACAGCGCCAAGGCAAGCCTGTTTTCATCACTAGACTGGTG GGATACAGGAAGTCCTCAGCTTCTGAGAC GCTTGGTGCAAATTGGCCTCCGACATTGCAGATGGTTCGCCTGATATCCCAGGACCATATGAATAACAA GAAATACGCTGGAAAGGGTGAGTTTCTAGTTTTTCGTGCAATGGATCAGCATGGATTTCTTGATCAGCTTAAAGATAAGAAACTT TGTGCAGTAATACAGTTACCATCCCAGACACTGTTGCTCTCACATTCCTATAAAGCATTGCACCTGACTGCAAAGCTTTACCCCGG GATATGGTAG
- the LOC121803536 gene encoding mediator of RNA polymerase II transcription subunit 25-like isoform X3: protein MFSTSNGNQNQNMESQSQRHCILIAASNPYPLPTPVYGSQSQRTEQSDNTETPTDNRLFDAEAVAKSFAQSAISLSVICPRKLPKLGAIYNAGKNNPRATDPPPDNVKNPHFLVLISDNFVEARIALTRSGLLNLPSNQNPVKMDVTPTGPAPLMSGPLPSAVAKPASQAVASLQTSSPISTSQEMAPNTENAQDMKPLVNNTTPSLPPVGGAAANVRILNDVAQASQVLANGTSIALPSMGGTPMLPNMMSSGMTSSVPSAQIVMSSGPSAVASITRSLPIPAATTQMAQIGMGMNQNMMSDGGTSGIPSGNDSMMPTPGMSQPMQPGMEPVGVNGSVVNMPINQQTSSTMPPSLPIQVKFWEGNLSGQRQGKPVFITRLVGYRKSSASETLGANWPPTLQMVRLISQDHMNNKKYAGKGEFLVFRAMDQHGFLDQLKDKKLCAVIQLPSQTLLLSHSYKALHLTAKLYPGIW from the exons ATGTTCTCTACCTCAAAtggaaaccaaaatcagaatatGGAGTCACAATCACAAAGACATTGTATTCTTATTGCTGCGAGCAACCCTTACCCATTGCCAACACCTGTGTATGGATCACAATCCCAGCGTACAGAGCAGAGCGACAACACTGAAACACCAACAGATAATCGCCTATTTGATGCAGAAGCAGTAGCAAAATCATTCGCCCAG TCTGCTATCTCTCTATCTGTTATTTGTCCAAGGAAGCTACCCAAACTAGGAGCTATCTACAATGCA GGAAAGAACAATCCACGAGCCACAGATCCACCGCCAGATAATGTTAAAAATCCTCACTTCCTTGTCCTCATCTCAGATAATTTTGTGGAGGCTCGCATTGCCTTAACTAGGTCCGGGTTGTTAAATTTGCCATCAAATCAAAACCCCGTGAAGATGGATGTGACACCAACTGGTCCCGCTCCTTTGATGTCTGGACCACTTCCATCAG CTGTTGCTAAGCCTGCTTCTCAAGCTGTTGCAAGCTTACAAACTTCTTCACCAATATCAACGTCACAGGAAATGGCTCCAAACACTGAAAATGCTCAAGATATGAAACCTCTTGTAAACAATACAACGCCCTCCTTGCCTCCAGTTGGAGGTGCAGCAGCAAATGTGAGAATTTTGAATGACGTGGCACAAGCAAGTCAAGTCCTAGCTAATGGAACCTCTATTGCGCTTCCTTCTATGGGTGGTACGCCTATGCTACCAAATATGATGTCTAGTGGAATGACGTCGTCAGTGCCTTCAGCTCAAATTGTAATGTCATCTGGTCCATCAGCTGTCGCATCAATTACCCGATCGTTGCCAATACCAGCTGCCACCACACAAATGGCACAGATAGGAATGGGTATGAATCAGAACATGATGAGTGATGGAGGTACGTCTGGTATTCCTTCTGGAAATGACAGCATGATGCCTACTCCAGGAATGTCCCAACCGATGCAACCAGGAATGGAGCCTGTTGGGGTGAATGGTTCTGTGGTAAATATGCCCATCAATCAGCAGACATCGAGTACAATGCCGCCATCACTACCAATACAAGTTAAATTCTGGGAG GGAAACTTATCAGGACAGCGCCAAGGCAAGCCTGTTTTCATCACTAGACTGGTG GGATACAGGAAGTCCTCAGCTTCTGAGAC GCTTGGTGCAAATTGGCCTCCGACATTGCAGATGGTTCGCCTGATATCCCAGGACCATATGAATAACAA GAAATACGCTGGAAAGGGTGAGTTTCTAGTTTTTCGTGCAATGGATCAGCATGGATTTCTTGATCAGCTTAAAGATAAGAAACTT TGTGCAGTAATACAGTTACCATCCCAGACACTGTTGCTCTCACATTCCTATAAAGCATTGCACCTGACTGCAAAGCTTTACCCCGG GATATGGTAG
- the LOC121803536 gene encoding mediator of RNA polymerase II transcription subunit 25-like isoform X2: MAAKQLIIVVEGTAATGPFWQTIFSDYLDKIIRCFCGDDSIGQETSTPQVELSLVVFTVHGPYSACLVRRTGWTRNMDLLLHWLSVIPFAGGGFSDAAIAEGLGEALMMFSTSNGNQNQNMESQSQRHCILIAASNPYPLPTPVYGSQSQRTEQSDNTETPTDNRLFDAEAVAKSFAQSAISLSVICPRKLPKLGAIYNAGKNNPRATDPPPDNVKNPHFLVLISDNFVEARIALTRSGLLNLPSNQNPVKMDVTPTGPAPLMSGPLPSAVAKPASQAVASLQTSSPISTSQEMAPNTENAQDMKPLVNNTTPSLPPVGGAAANVRILNDVAQASQVLANGTSIALPSMGGTPMLPNMMSSGMTSSVPSAQIVMSSGPSAVASITRSLPIPAATTQMAQIGMGMSQPMQPGMEPVGVNGSVVNMPINQQTSSTMPPSLPIQVKFWEGNLSGQRQGKPVFITRLVGYRKSSASETLGANWPPTLQMVRLISQDHMNNKKYAGKGEFLVFRAMDQHGFLDQLKDKKLCAVIQLPSQTLLLSHSYKALHLTAKLYPGIW, from the exons ATGGCGGCGAAGCAGTTGATCATAGTTGTCGAAGGCACTGCCGCCACTGGGCCCTTCTGGCAGACTATCTTCTCCGACTACTTGGACAAGATCATTCG ATGTTTCTGTGGGGATGATTCCATAGGTCAG GAGACATCAACCCCACAAGTGGAGCTATCACTGGTTGTGTTTACCGTTCATGGTCCATACAGTG CTTGCCTTGTACGGCGGACTGGTTGGACTAGGAACATGGACTTGTTGTTGCACTGGCTCTCAGTCATACCTTTTGCAGGTGGTGGTTTCAGTGATGCCGCAATTGCTGAAGGGCTAGGTGAAGCTTTAATG ATGTTCTCTACCTCAAAtggaaaccaaaatcagaatatGGAGTCACAATCACAAAGACATTGTATTCTTATTGCTGCGAGCAACCCTTACCCATTGCCAACACCTGTGTATGGATCACAATCCCAGCGTACAGAGCAGAGCGACAACACTGAAACACCAACAGATAATCGCCTATTTGATGCAGAAGCAGTAGCAAAATCATTCGCCCAG TCTGCTATCTCTCTATCTGTTATTTGTCCAAGGAAGCTACCCAAACTAGGAGCTATCTACAATGCA GGAAAGAACAATCCACGAGCCACAGATCCACCGCCAGATAATGTTAAAAATCCTCACTTCCTTGTCCTCATCTCAGATAATTTTGTGGAGGCTCGCATTGCCTTAACTAGGTCCGGGTTGTTAAATTTGCCATCAAATCAAAACCCCGTGAAGATGGATGTGACACCAACTGGTCCCGCTCCTTTGATGTCTGGACCACTTCCATCAG CTGTTGCTAAGCCTGCTTCTCAAGCTGTTGCAAGCTTACAAACTTCTTCACCAATATCAACGTCACAGGAAATGGCTCCAAACACTGAAAATGCTCAAGATATGAAACCTCTTGTAAACAATACAACGCCCTCCTTGCCTCCAGTTGGAGGTGCAGCAGCAAATGTGAGAATTTTGAATGACGTGGCACAAGCAAGTCAAGTCCTAGCTAATGGAACCTCTATTGCGCTTCCTTCTATGGGTGGTACGCCTATGCTACCAAATATGATGTCTAGTGGAATGACGTCGTCAGTGCCTTCAGCTCAAATTGTAATGTCATCTGGTCCATCAGCTGTCGCATCAATTACCCGATCGTTGCCAATACCAGCTGCCACCACACAAATGGCACAGATAGGAATGG GAATGTCCCAACCGATGCAACCAGGAATGGAGCCTGTTGGGGTGAATGGTTCTGTGGTAAATATGCCCATCAATCAGCAGACATCGAGTACAATGCCGCCATCACTACCAATACAAGTTAAATTCTGGGAG GGAAACTTATCAGGACAGCGCCAAGGCAAGCCTGTTTTCATCACTAGACTGGTG GGATACAGGAAGTCCTCAGCTTCTGAGAC GCTTGGTGCAAATTGGCCTCCGACATTGCAGATGGTTCGCCTGATATCCCAGGACCATATGAATAACAA GAAATACGCTGGAAAGGGTGAGTTTCTAGTTTTTCGTGCAATGGATCAGCATGGATTTCTTGATCAGCTTAAAGATAAGAAACTT TGTGCAGTAATACAGTTACCATCCCAGACACTGTTGCTCTCACATTCCTATAAAGCATTGCACCTGACTGCAAAGCTTTACCCCGG GATATGGTAG